Below is a window of Caldisericota bacterium DNA.
TACTTTTTGTCAAAATTTTCTCAAACAATTGGAAGGGCTGTTGCAATAAGTGCTGTATATATGATACTCACCCTTGTTGTTTATCTTGTTTTTTCGCTTATCTTGTTTTTTGCTCCGCGAGGGTTTATCACAGGACTTAAACAAGATTTTTTTATGGGACTTGCGGCGTTTGTGTTCTTCCTTTCTTTTTTTGCGTTTTTCTTTATGCGTTATCCAAAGAAGGCAGAGAAAATCATAAATTGGATATATAGAGTACTTCTCCATAAAAGTGGCCGGGCGGAAAGAATAAAAAAAGGAATTAGCGAATTTTCAGAAGGGCTGGATTTTTTTCTCTCCCAGAATAAATTTTCTATTGTTGTTACTATTTTACTTACGCTTGTTGCACAGTGTCTCTTTTTCCTTGTTACACCCGTTTCTTTTTTGGCGTTAGGTGTGCCTTTTTCCTTTTGGGAGGTTATACTCACGCAAATTGCAGTGCAGTTTACGACAAGCATTGGAGCATCTCCCGGAGGGATAGGTGTTATGGAAGGGGCATTCGCTGCTTTTTTCAGATCCATTGCCGGGGGAAAGGTTGCGCAAATTACCCTTTTGTGGCGTTCAGCAACCTTTTATATTCCTACACTTGTAGGAGCATTCTTTTTTTATAGACTCCTTCGCGAAAAGGAGCAATAAAAAAGAGGGAGATATCTCCCTCTTTTTTATTTATGCACTATTGTGTTTAATGAATATATGTGATTATTACCATCCTGTTTACTGGATCCCATTCCACTATGCAGCCTAAAGATTCTCCTATGAAACGGAGAGGAAGCATAGTTCTATCGTTTATAATAATGGGTTTTACATCATGATTATCCTCGTCTATCCATTCTCCTATCTCGTTGACTTTTGCCATTGGATTGCCAATCCATAGCTCTATTTTCTGCTCGTTTAATGTAATAGTAACTTTTCTTTCAATTGCATCCCATTCCACTGTGGCCCCTAAAGCTTCTGCAATAGCACGAATTGGAACAACGGTTCTGCCCCATTCTGGTATGATAACAGGTTGTGTGCCACGCCCCGGGTCTATTTCTGTCAAGATCTCGTTTATGTACATATAAGGATTGTCTATAATAAGCGCTATTACAATTTTTTCTTTGCGCACTATTTCTGCCTTTTTTGTCGTTTTGTTTCCCGCTGTGTCTGTTGCTATTACTGTGAATGTATTTTTACCTATTTCTAATTGCATGGACAGGCTAAATGTACCATCTTCATTTACCGTTACTTTTTTCTCATTGATTGTCACAAGAGCATCTTTTTCTGTTTCCCCGCTTATCTCTGCTGTTTTTTCTATCGTTTCTTCTTGCGCAGAAAGTGTGAGCTCTGGTGGGACTGTATCAAGCGTAATTTTTAATTCTACAGTTGTTTTATTCCCAGAAATATCTATTGCCTCAATTGGAATGTTGTTTTCTCCTTCCTTCAACGTGACTGGTTCTGCAAAAACGCCCAATTCACTTATATCAATTCCTGTGTTG
It encodes the following:
- a CDS encoding flippase-like domain-containing protein produces the protein MAKGEKKGGIENLEKKISQALLFLFPTIIVIFYFVFRETNFKILFATLNYRYVALLFVLMIVIWLVNALKFSLIVLFSKSKLSFKKSFKILLASIFGANITPFYSGGAPTQVYFLSKFSQTIGRAVAISAVYMILTLVVYLVFSLILFFAPRGFITGLKQDFFMGLAAFVFFLSFFAFFFMRYPKKAEKIINWIYRVLLHKSGRAERIKKGISEFSEGLDFFLSQNKFSIVVTILLTLVAQCLFFLVTPVSFLALGVPFSFWEVILTQIAVQFTTSIGASPGGIGVMEGAFAAFFRSIAGGKVAQITLLWRSATFYIPTLVGAFFFYRLLREKEQ